A genomic stretch from Tamandua tetradactyla isolate mTamTet1 chromosome 15, mTamTet1.pri, whole genome shotgun sequence includes:
- the LOC143656893 gene encoding uncharacterized protein LOC143656893 — translation MQALELVKFKDVFIEFTQAEWVMLDSSQRRLVRDVMLENISHLLSVGYQVCKSDVASQLVQVEELWEEGIRFFQNQNSVLSGREDSVKEQEMPSVHHICKKEISTIMSLEQNSHTQKNGIICHKLPEDCTHSSRVIQHALTHKGVKSYFSNLFGKALNDLSCFNQQQNFHPGSKSYECHLIEKSFVQNSDHTHYNGTHVGEEPCEYHLFGKTFTKYSELRQHERTHTGETPYECQLCGKTFTYYSSLKQHENTHTGEKSYECHLCGKAFTRSSSLKQHERTHTGEKPYECHLCGKAFSSSSYLREHERIHTGEKPYECHLCGKVFTQCSTLRKHKKIHTGEKPYECHLCGKAFTHSSSLKQHERTHTREKPYECHLCGKAFSCYSNLRQHERIHTGEKPYECHLCQKVFAQYSNLRKHKRSHTVMKP, via the exons ATGCAGGCACTG GAGTTAGTGAAATTCAAAGATGTATTTATAGAATTTACTCAGGCAGAGTGGGTCAtgctggattcatcccagagaaggctggtcagagatgtgatgctggagaatatcagtcatctgCTCTCAGTGG GATATCAGGTCTGTAAATCAGATGTAGCTTCACAGTTGGTTCAAGTGGAGGAACTGTGGGAAGAAGGAATTAGATTTTTTCAAAACCAGAATTCAG ttctttcaggcaGGGAAGATAGtgttaaagaacaagaaatgccATCTGTGCATCATATCTGCAAGAAAGAAATATCTACCATCATGTCATTG GAGCAGAAttctcatactcaaaagaatggtaTTATATGTCATAAATTGCCAGAAGATTGTACTCATAGTTCCAGAGTGATTCAACATGCATTAACTCACAAAGGAGTGAAGTCCTACTTCagcaatctatttggaaaagcccTCAATGATTTATCATGTTTTAATCAACAACAGAATTTTCACCCTGGAAGTAagtcatatgaatgtcatctaattGAGAAATCCTTTGTTCAAAATTCTGACCATACACATTACAATGGAACTCATGTTGGAGAGGAACCCTGTGAATATCATCTATTTGGGAAAACCTTTACTAAATATTCTGAAttgagacaacatgagagaactcacactggagagacaCCATATGAGTGCCAactatgtgggaaaaccttcaccTATTATTCTagccttaaacaacatgagaacactcatactggagagaaatcctatgaatgtcatctatgtgggaaagccttcactcgttcttctagccttaaacaacatgagagaactcacactggagagaaaccatatgaatgccatctatgtgggaaagccttcagttcATCTTCTTATCTTagagaacatgagagaattcacactggagagaaaccatatgagtgTCATCTATGTGGTAAAGTTTTCACTCAATGTTCTACCCttagaaaacacaagaaaattcacactggagagaaaccatatgaatgtcatttatgtggtaaagccttcactcattcttctagccttaaacaacatgagagaactcacactagagagaaaccatatgaatgccatctatgtgggaaagccttcagctgTTATTCtaaccttagacaacatgagagaattcacactggagagaaaccctatgaatgtcatttatgtcagaAAGTCTTTGCCCAGTATTCTAACcttagaaaacataagagaagtcACACTGTAATGAAACCTtag